In a genomic window of Vulpes vulpes isolate BD-2025 chromosome 6, VulVul3, whole genome shotgun sequence:
- the LOC112933484 gene encoding ATP synthase-coupling factor 6, mitochondrial-like has product MILQRLFRFSSLIRSAVSVHLRRNIGVRAVAFNKELDPVQKLFVDKIREDRTKCQTSGGPVDTGPEYQQDLEKELFKLKQMYGKADMNTFPDFKFADPKFEVLDKPSPEEIM; this is encoded by the coding sequence ATGATTCTTCAGAGGCTCTTCAGGTTCTCCTCTCTCATTCGATCTGCAGTCTCAGTCCACTTGAGGAGAAACATTGGTGTTAGAGCAGTGGCATTTAACAAGGAACTTGATCCTGTACAGAAACTCTTCGTGGACAAGATTAGAGAAGATAGAACTAAATGCCAGACATCTGGAGGACCTGTTGATACTGGCCCAGAGTACCAGCAAGACCTGGAGAAGGAGCTTTTTAAGCTTAAGCAAATGTATGGTAAAGCAGACATGAATACGTTCCCTGACTTCAAATTTGCAGATCCCAAATTTGAAGTCTTGGACAAACCCAGTCCtgaagaaataatgtaa